The nucleotide window ACACTCACAGATGAggcctccctccccatccctcacaTCCCTCCCAGCCTTGCTCACTCACCTTCTCCACGCCCTCCAAACAGGAAGGGCCTCAAGGTAGCAGGTGTTTCCCCAAGGATGAGCCCATCTCCATCATCCCGCATTGAGTCTGAGTTGGGGTGCGGGGTAGCCAGCCCATGTGGGGCTGCAAAACCATAGTCCAGGGGCAGAAATCCAGGATTGACAGAGTTGGGGtcccctccatcctccctggAGACTGTGGGACCCCACACAATAGCCCAGGGGTACTGAGATGAGGGAGGCCCTTCCTCAAAGCCTGATGGGGTGGCAGGAGGTGCAGTGCCTGGCAGAACTTGCCGACGTGATCTTGGGACCCGTGGGGATCGGCTTGGTGGAGGAGCCcgctcccaaacacacacatggcgAGGGGCTGAGGGGCCACCCCGGACACAGGGGGGACGGGCTGGGGCTGGTGGGGACCGAGGGGAGGAGCCCTGAACCGGCGGTGAGAGGGGTAGCAGCAGCAGTGGCCAGAGAGGGAGGAGCTGGGACAGCAGCGGAGCAGGCCTATATAAGAAGGGAGAAAAAGCAGGTGAGCCCTCGGCCACTGTGGGCTCATGTGTGAAAATGGTAGACTCACTCCAAAATCCTGGGTACCTCCCTCCAGGTTTCTCTGCTAAAGTAAGTGTGTGTCCCTGACTTCATTTCGTCTCTTTCTAGGGGGCCAGTCCTCCAGAGGCCCCAAGTTGGTCCAGTCCCCCCAGGGAAAGTGGTCTCCAAGCTCCCTCTGCTGGGCCAAACTTACCACATTCTGCACTCCGTATCTGAGGTCTTCCTCAGCTGTGACCCAGATTTTCGGCCTTTACTGGAGGAAAAATGAGGGTGTCACAGCCCAACCTACCCTGTGTCCTTTCCCAGCTCATCCATCCACCAGTTCTGCCTCTTCGtgccccaccccctgcccagTTATCAGCCACACTGCTGCTTCCCAATATCCACTGCTTCTTAGCATCCTTTTAGGGGAAAGCTCCCTACAGTAGCCCCCAGTCCCACCTACAACACCCCAGATGGGTCCCTGCTACCTCCTGGCCTCAGTGTCTGTCTACTCCTGCCTctttggcttccttccttctcacttCCTCTGCCCACAGCTTCAGGCTTCTTGGATCTTAATTTAGAGCCAAGAACCTTGTGATTCCCTGAGCACCTACCGCTAGGGAGGGAGtttgagagtgggggagggaaggggagtcAATCTTAGTGAGTGTGAGGGGGGTGCTAGAAGCCCCCTCACCTCTTGTAGTGCTGGGCACTTCTCTGGTGATGAAGCCCGGAAGCTACCTGCCTTTTcagaaaaatgggagaaaatgGTAGGTGGGAGAAAACTAGAGAACATGATTTTTGCTCTTGGTGTTTAACCACCCAAGCACATAGGTGCGTTCTGAAAGAAGGTGGAGCTCGAAGGAAGCCACCCCCTCAGCTGCTTCTTCTGGGCAAAGTCCTAGGAGAGTCTAGATGGTTGGTTCCAAAGGGAAGTGCACAGTCTCCAAACTGAGGGTGGCGAGTCCCAGGGGGTTATGGTCTCTAGAGAGAAGGAGCATGTGACGCCCTGAGTCTTCTGGATTCCTAGTCTATATGGGCATGTGGAACGCTCAGGAAGAAGCCAGGGAAGGGACTAGGGTAGTGGACAACAGGGGTGAGAGGTGTGGGGCGCAGAGGGAAAAGGCTGGCCAAGAGTCGGAAGGAGGGTGAACAGCAGctgggaagagatggagggggaaCAGGGGCTCCACATCTCAGAGGGCGCTAAAGGGAGAAGAGGGCAGGAGGAGAAAGTGAGGAGGATGGAGGGGTCTGATCAGGACAGAAGCAAAGAGagtagaagggaaaagaaaagatggagatcagagaggaggagaaagtcactgagatagaaaagaaaatggtgttGAAGGCGAAATCAGAAAAGGAAGAGACGGAACGGAGTGGTGGGGGGATGGAACAGCAAAGATGGAGGAGTTAGGAATTGTTTCTTGAAATTTAAAGGGATATGGAGACAGTGCTGGAGGCCAGGTGAAAGCGAAGGGAAGGATAAGAGATAGGCCTGGGGGCTCGGTGAGAAAAGGTTAGAGAAGGGGGGAAAGAAATGGTAGGAGAACCAGTGGAGCGGATAAAGGCTCAGAGACACCAGTGGTCCGCGGACTCCAGGATCCACCTGCCCCTTCGCCTGCTACATCCCACCACCACCAATGTCAActccagccccttcacacacacccCGTACCCCTTGGTCACCCCCTCCAGGAAGTCCGCAGTCCCCGAGCTGGtgcgccaccccacccccttcgCGCTCCTCACCGACCTGTTGTGCGCAGAAGACGaaccgggggtggggtgggggaacaggGCCCCATCCCTAGCAGAACCCCCAAGCCCGCCAATCCCACAGGCCTGCACTCCCTCCACAGGGCTGGAAAGCAGCGCGAGTAGGGAAAACGAGGCAAAGATGTGCCATGGGATTCGGAGGGAGCACCCAGAGCGGAAAGGggacctgaggcaggaggatgcccgAATCCGCAGGATGAGCTAAAGGCGGGATGAAGGCAGCCGCGGAGACGCTGATTGCTGCACCAGGAGGGTAGGATGGAGTCGGGACAGCGAAGGGATGGAGGGCACAGTGGAAAAGGAGCTCTTCGTGTCTGGAGCCGAAAGAGGGACCAGAACAGGAGGGGCGGGCGGCGAAGGGCGCGGAGCTGGCACTGGGGAGGGCAGGGCCCGCTCTCTCCGGGTGGGGGCGTAGGGTCCCCCCTCGCTCACCTGCATGCCTGGCGTAGCAGCGCGACGACTGCAGGCGCTCGGGGCTGCGCGGAGCTGGGGGGTCGCAGAAGCGGGTGGGGCGCCAGGCATGGTCGGGAGGTTTGCCTGGCAGCAAGGCGCTGGAGCCGGAGGGGGGCGGGCGCCCGGGGcgcggggcggcggcggcggctgtgGCGGCGGGAGATGCTCGCTTCGGCTGGGCTCGGCTGGGCTCGGCCGGGCTCGGCTGGGTTCGGCGGACGCCTAGGACCGCTTGGTCTCCGCCTCTCCTCTTCACGTCTGTAGGCCACGCACAGTTTAACCCGTCACTTGCCAGACTGCGAGCTCAGCTTTTGTCCCAGGTGCAAGCAAGGTTGAGGAGGGCAGCAGCGactggggggcgggggcgggcggAGACCTCCAGTTCTTCGGGATGTGATGGCTCAACAGACCCCATGATTTCTAACCCCCCTAGCAGTTCTGAATTTCTGAGTCAGCCAGACATTTGAGTTCCCAACTCTGGCCAGGGTGGAAAGGgatgggagttcaagaccatggaTGAGAGAATCGATGGTGTAGGAGAGAAAATTGCACACACAAGTTAGGGTGTCCCAGCAGCTTACTCCCCTTATTTCATTTTGGTCCTGATGTATAATTCAATTTCTCTGAAGCAACCCAGTCCTTACGCGGTTCGAGATCCAAGGGTATTAAAATATCCAAACCACTTAACAAGGATGTAGGTCCCCATCTCTAGGTATCTCCGATTTTTCTTTCCTAGGATTTCTGTGTCTCGGCTGCAGTGCGGCTGACATATGTTCCTAGAAGGAGGCAATAGAAACCTGCCTCGGGGTTCTGCACCTGCTAGTCCCTGTAGAAGCTTTTCCTTGGCCGTTCACAAATGCCCCACGCCAGTCTCACTTAGATCCAGTCTTCTGAGAGGCCTTCCCTaatctcttaaaaacaaaaaaaaaactcccctGACGTGGGCCATGGATATGGCTCAGGGGGCAAGGGAGGTactttgccaccaagcctgactacctgagttctagccccagGACTCAGATGGTGGAGGAAGACTCATTTGAGCTGTCTTCAGACCTCTGAACGAGCGTgcgagagacacacacacacacacacacactaaagatacgcaattttaaaaattcctctgACCCATTCTTCTCCCTAGCTTCCCCCCCAGCTCCTAGGAAACCACACTCTCCTAGTTTCCCTCCAGCCTCCCTGCTGTTGTTTATAAGTCCTGCTGAGCTCTGACTTCTTAAGTGTTGGAGCCTTGTAGGGCTTAGTCCTTGGCCTTCTCTTTCCACATTCTTTGTCCAGTGATCTCATCCAGTCCCAGGGCTTAAATACTCTGTAAATGTCAGTGAGTCCTGAATTTATTTCCATAGCACCAGACTCATTTGTCCAACCGCCCACTTGACATAGCCACTCCGATGTCTAATAGCCATGCAAACCTAATGTGACTCAAACAGATGCCTGGAactaccccacccccaattcACTCCTGTC belongs to Microtus pennsylvanicus isolate mMicPen1 chromosome 8, mMicPen1.hap1, whole genome shotgun sequence and includes:
- the Pianp gene encoding PILR alpha-associated neural protein encodes the protein MWPAPLLSQLLPLWPLLLLPLSPPVQGSSPRSPPAPARPPCVRGGPSAPRHVCVWERAPPPSRSPRVPRSRRQVLPGTAPPATPSGFEEGPPSSQYPWAIVWGPTVSREDGGDPNSVNPGFLPLDYGFAAPHGLATPHPNSDSMRDDGDGLILGETPATLRPFLFGGRGEGVDPQLYVTITISIIIVLVATGIIFKFCWDRSQKRRRPSGQQGALRQEESQQPLTDLSPAGVTVLGAFGDSPTPTPDHEEPRGGPRPGMPQPKGAPAFQLNRIPLVNL